Part of the Nitrosopumilus sp. genome, CAAACTTCCTAGAGTTGAAATGGATGATCCTACACATAATCAACTAACATTTTTGGTAAGATCATTCTTCTTTGTATTTGTAGGATTAATGGCAAGTTTTGGACAAATAGAGTATATGATATTTGGTGTATTAATCACAGTAGCTGTTTACTATGGAAGAATATTTGTTGGAAAGATTACATTAACAAAAAGATTTTCACTTTTGGATAGAGCAGTAACAAATTCTATGATTCCTAGAGGATTAGCAGCAGCTGTACTTGCAACATATCCGATAACAATGGGATTACCAAATGCTGAAGCATATCCACAATTAGTGTTCTTTATTATTTTATCATCAGTTATAATTACAACAATAGGATTAGCAAAATCAAAAAAGATTCCTCCTCCAGAATCTGTTGAAGGTGGATTTGTTAAACCTCCAGATGATCCAAAAGATGGAACATCTGAAGAATCAGAAAAAATGCCAGATATTTTGATAGAAGAGAATGTTGAAGGTGGATTTGTTAAAAAAGAATCTGATAATTCTAAAGAAGAGAACTAAAGTTCTAAGGATTCTTTAAGACCTTTGTACCTATTTCGAATAGTTACTTCAGTCACGTTTGCAGCCTCTGCAATATCACGTTGAGTTTTATCTTCTCCATTTTTCACACAAGACAAATAGAGTGCTGCAGCTGCTAACCCCATAGGATCCTTTCCTGCAGATACTTCATTTTCTTGCGCCATTTTCAATACTTTTGTCGCATATCTTTTTGTTTTCTCTGCAATTCCAATTCTACTTGCAATTCTTGCAACACATTGAATAGAATCAGTTACTGGCATTTTCAAATCTAGTTCTTTAACTAATAATCGATAACATCTTGCAATGTCTTTTCTTTTGATATTTGCAGCTTGTTCAACATCTTTTAGATTTCTTGGAGTTGAAGTGTCTCTACATGCAGCATAAAGTGCTGATGCCATTAATGCAGAAATAGAACGACCTCTAACTAAGCCTTTTTCAAGTGCCTTTCTGTAAATGTAAGCTGCTTTTTCAATTACAGAATCTGAAATTGCGAGTTTGTCTTTTAATCTATTTAATTCACTAAAGGCTTGTCTAAAATTTCTATCAACAGGTTCATGAACTTGACTTCTACTATCCCAAGTTCGCAGCCTCTCAATAGTACTTTTCATAGATGCTGAAAGTGGTCTTCCAGATGCATCTTTGTTTACAGGATTGATAATCGTTGCAAGACCCATATCATGCATAGTTAATGATGTTGGTGCACCAGCTCTTGCTTTGTTGCCACCTTCATCTTGTGTAAATGAACGCCATTCTGGACCTGCTTCTTGAAGTTTTTCAGTAATTACAAATCCACATTTAGAACAGAACATCTCTCCTGATTCGTTATCAGTAACTAATTTTCCCTGAGCACATCTTGGACAGAGTTCTTTACTTTTACTTACCATATTATTACTAGAATCCTAGAATTTATGGTATTTATGAATCAACAAGTATTTTTGAAATTTTATTATCTAATTTTAACCTGATAATAATACTGAATAATCATTATTGAATAATTCAGGTATGAAAATTATCTGGATTATCTCTTTATTAATTGGATTTTTTATTTTGGTTCCACAAATCCATGCAGAGACAATCACACAGAATCTGGAGGGCGGGATGGATATTCAAATTCAATATCCTGAAGAAATTGTGGTTGGAAGAGATGGAAATATATCAATTTTAATTAAAAATAATGGATGGGAAAATAAAGAAGATATTTCATTTGAATTTTCACTATCAGGAATTCCTGGATTAATTCTAGATCCGTCAGATGGGGTTAGTCTGGATAAACTTACTCAAGGAGGATCATATGGTGAAAATATTAATTTACAAATACCAGACAATACTAATACAGGAATTTATTTTCTAAATCTAAAATATTCTCACATTCTTGTTGCAAATAATGAAACACCACAACCAAGATTCTTTCACGATGTTGCAATTCCAATTACAATAAAGAATAATCCAAGTGTTACAATACACACAAAAATACCTGAATCAATTTTTTCAAATGCAGAGTTTCCTATTGAAGTAGAGTTATTTTCAAAAGACATTGATATTCAAAATGTCAGATTGAGGATAATTCCTCCTAAAGATATTGAGTTTAGAGGGGAAACTCTTCATTCTTTCTCAAAAATTGAAAAAAATACACATGTAGCAATTACATCTAGGATCATTACGCCAATTAATGAAGTAAATACAGAATACAAGATTCCATTTCAAATTATTGTGACTTATACTGACGATGTAGAACAAGAAAAAGAAGATTCACAAACAGTATCAGTAGTTTTACGACCTAGAACATTTATGGAATTAACTACAGATGGGGGCATCTGGATTGGAAATTTCTTTATTGCTCCATATGTAAGTCTTGGAACAATTATAGGAATTCCTGCTGGTGCCATAATATCATTATTAATTCGTAAAAAAACTTCTAGTGTAAAACGGACAAAAAAGAAAAAACCCTAAGATTCTAGTTTTTCCTTAATTCTTTGAGTGTATTTTTGATTATATTCAATAAATAATTGAATTTTATCTTGTGCCAAAGCCATTGCGCCAGGTCTACTATTAACATGAGCTTCAGCAATTTTTTGTTCTTCTAGGATTTTCTCTAGATTTTCTTTTGAAAGTGAATCTAATTCTGTAAGTAAAGTACCAAGTTCTTTTTCAAAATTATTTTTACTATCAGGGATTGCAGGTGGATCAGCGCCTATGATTTCTTTTGTAGTAATATTTCCAAATACCTTCTTGTCTAATTCAAGCAATAATGAGATGTAAAATTAGTGATATAAATTCAATTTCATTATATTCAAAATTGTAAAAGTGAGTGCAGTGCAATCAAACATTTTATCTTTAGATAATTTCGCATTATTTCTATGACTTATTGTATTGGTGAATGCAAAAAATACAAGGCTCTAAAACCTACAGAAATTGGCAGATATGCTGCAGGCCAAAAAAGATGCAACTATTGTGAAGTGTTTGTTGAGTATGAAGGAATTATTTGCCCTTGTTGTAATAGACAACTAAGATGTCTACCAAGAAGTAGAAAAGGCAAAGAAAAGTACATGGAACAAATTGTAAGATAAAAATTCACGCCTAAGAATTAAAGTTCTATTTATAAGAAATCAATACAAGGATAATTATGGCAATTCCTCTAGATGTTGAAGAATTCGTTGAGAAACACATCAAATTAATGATATCTCAGACTGAAACATACTTACCATTTATCAAAGTAGCATTTCCGTATTCAAACAATGTTGCAGACGGGGTATACAATCTAATTATTGGAAGTGCATTATCTGTATTCGTAAATCAATTTGCCATGAAGATGAAATATCCTACTGCAGATGATTTTACAGAGTTTGGAAAAATTGCTCTAAAATACAGAGATCAAGTTGATCAATTTTTTGCATAACTAAGCTAGTTCACCTAGAAAATGAACTGTATGGTTTGTTACTACAACAGTTCTATCTTTTGGAACATGAAATAATTTTTTTGATCCACTAGAAGATTGAACAATAAGTTTTGCATATGGGTCTTTAAGTGATTTGTAAAGAATTCCTTTATCGCCTACTGATTGAGACCAATGATTTCCTTGCACAAAAGATATTGTTTGGAATTTTATAACTTGATACGAATAAACCATTTCTAATTAATTATTAACAATTGCACTCATTAATGACTTTCCTCCTATTAATGCAGTAATTGACAGACCAATATTTGCCAAAATATTGATAGCTAGTGCTCCATAATGATTATTCTCTAATAGATTACTTGAATCCAGTGCAAATGAAGACATTGTAGTAAGTGAACCACAAAATCCTACTGCGGCAAATAGAGAATATCTACCATCCAAATTCCAGTATTCAGATAATACAATAAATGATCCTAGAACAAATGCCCCCAGAACATTGACTATCAAAACGTTGAGTGGTAATGTGTTGAAAAGTAATGGTGATTCAGTGACTTTGTATCTTAGAAATGCTCCTAGTACTGAACCTGCTGCAAGAAAAACAAACTCTAATCCTTTCATCACACAAATCAGACAATTTGGTATTATTAGTGCTATATGGAAAAAATCTGGCTAAATTGTGCCTAATTTCAGATTGAATTAGAAATTATGTATATGGTTTTTATAGGTTCAATATTTTCCCCAGACTGAATGACATTAAAATTGAGATGTGAAGACTATGGTTTTGAATGTGATTACATTCTAGATGAAGAAAAAACTGTAGGTCTGATTGAAAAATTAAGAAATCATTTTGAAGAAGAACACGGAATTGATTATACTGTTGAAGCAGTTACTCAAATGATAACAAATCGTGGTCACTCTTTAGAATCAATTAAGAAATAGATAATTTCTTTAAAAAAATTATTTTCATTTTTAACATTTATTACAATGTGTGTTGCATTATAGATAAGAATTAAATTTCTACAATAAGTTGAGGAATTTTTCGTTTATGAAGTTTGGTTTTGAATCAAAAATTTCCTGAATCATATTATTTTTATTTTATAATCACCAATAGTAGTTAATAGTGGTAGAAAATTATTCAAATGATTATGATGTCAAGTGTCAGTTAGATACTTGCAAAACCTACCCTACAATAACAGATTCTGAAAGAGGAGAAATTGTTTGTGGGGGTTGCGGTCTTATTCTATTGCAAAATATGGCTGACGCATCATATGAAAACAACGGTTACAACTCTGAAGACTTTATGAAACTATCAAGAACAGGTCCTGCTACATCACTTACAATGCATGACAAAGGACTTTCAACTGTAATTGGTACAAATAAAGATTCTTCTGGAAATTCATTATCTAGCAAAACAAAATATGAATTCAATAGACTAAGAACATGGGATCAAAGAAGCAAATCAAGAAAAACTGCCAGTTTGAGCAAGGCATTTACAATGCTTCACGGAATGAAAACAAAACTAGGTATCCCTAACAACATAGTAGAAAATGCTGCCTATATTTACAGAAAAGCTGTCAGTGCAAAACTAACCAGAGGAAGAACAATGAATTCATTGATTGCTGCCTCTCTATATGCAGCATGCAGAGAAAACAACATTCCAAGAACATTAGATGATATCGCAAAAGCTGGAAATGTAGAACGAAGAATACTCTCTAGAGATTTGAGAACCATAATCAAAAAGCTGGAATTAAGTCTAAATCAATATGATACTGCTTCATTCATCTCAAAAATCTCAAACAACATGAATCTAAAAGAAAAAACAAAAAGAGATGCATTTGAGATATTAGCACGCTCTGAAAAAGAACAGATTACTGCTGGAAAACACCCAGTAGCACAAGCTGCTGCATCATTATACATTTCATGTATAATGAATGGAGAAAAAATTAGCCAGAAAAAATTTGCAGTAGAATCAGGGGTAAGTGATGTTACTATTAGAAACAGAGCAGTATTGATAAAGAAAACCTTAAAGCTTATTGAGTGAAAATTCCAAAATAATCCTACAATTGAATTGTAGGAGAAAATATTTTTTCAAATATTATTTCTTTTAGTTGATTAGTTAATTCTAAAATTACTCTAACTTGTTCTAATGTAATTTCTCTAAGACTTTGAATTGAATTGTTAAGTACAGATATTTCTTCTTGTAGTCTTTGTTTATCGTTTTTTAAAGAAGAGATTTGGCTCTGGAGATTAGAATTTTGTTGTTTTAGATTATTGTTTTCCTCAGTCAATCTTTTTACTTTTTCTGAATCAGATTCCCCAGGAAAAGGATCTGGTGTAGGTTCAGGATCTGGCATTCTAATTGGTTCAGGTGCAGGACTAGGTTGTGGAATTTGTGGTGGTTCTGGTTCTTGTTCAGTTTCAAATGCAAATGAAATTTGTATTAAACTTAGAGAAACAAAAATTGTAATAATTACAAAGATCTGACTAGGTTTCATGTTATAATTTCACAAAAATCTTATGTTATTTTTGTATATGAATATGATTATTAATTTCTAAGAATGAAAAAGAAGATTATTTGTAGAAATCAGGTTCTTGATCTCTTTTTTGTTTTGGAAGATCTTCCATAACTGCTTGGACCACTTCATTGTGATTGTATGTTAGATGTCTGAGAAATTTTGCTGATTCATCTGCTCTAGTTTTTTCATCAGCAAACAACATTTCAGGACTACTTAGCTCAGTCATCATTGTGTTACATTCGTTGCATGGCTCAAAGTCAAGATAGAGTTTCATGATTTTACGTCATTTTCCTTAGTATTTAGACTATTTTATGGATTAGGTATAGGGGCCTCTTTTGTTCGAGGTTTTACCTTATCCACAGCGTCAATTAGATCTTGTTGTGTAATCTTTATCTCCTTAACATTCTTTGACTTGCCAGAAACATATCTCTTCAAAGAAGCAATAGCTGCTCTATTTGTAACTGCTGCAATTTCAGCACCGCTGAAATTTTCAGTCAATTTTACAAGTTCTGGGATTTTAACATCGCTTGCAAGAGGTTTGTTCTTTGTATGAATCTCAAAGATATGTTGTCTTCCTTTTTCATCAGGATTTGGAACCTTGATTATTCTATCAAATCTTCCTGGTCGTAAAAGTGCTTCATCTACAATATCTAATCTGTTTGTTGCGCCAATAATTAACACATTGTGCAGTTCTTCTAATCCATCAATTTCTGTTAGAATTTGAGACACTACATTCTCTGTAACATGTGACTCTGAACTTCCACTACCTCGTCTTGGTACTAGTGCATCAACTTCATCTAAAAATATTATACATGGTGCTGCTTGTCGTGCCTTTCTGAAGATCTCTCGTACTCCTTTTTCTGATTCTCCAACCCATTTTGACAATAGTTCAGGGCCTTTGATACTAATGAAATTAGACTCTGTCATTTTTGCAAGAGCTTTTGCTATCAATGTCTTTCCAGTACCTGGAGGACCATGAAGTAGAATTCCTTTTGGAGTTTCAACATCAACATAATCATATGCGTCTTTGTATTTTATTGGCCACTCAACAGCTTCTTTGAGTTCTTCTTTTAGTTCATCTAAACCTCCAACGTCATCCCAACTTACATTTGGAATTTGGACTTGGACTTCTCGGAGTGCACTTGGTCTGACTTCTTTTAATGCATCTCTGAAATCTTCACTGGTGATTTTGATCTTTTGAATAATCTCTGATGAGATTTTTTCTTCATCAAGATCAATTTCAGGAAGAATTCTACGAAGTGATCTCATTGCAGCTTCTTTGGATAATACTTCCAAATCAGCTCCTACAAATCCATGTGTTGTCTTTGAGATTTGTTTGAGGTCTACTTTTTCATCAATTGGCATTCCTCGTGTATGAATTGAGAGAATATCAAATCTACCTTCCTCATCAGGAATTCCAATCTCTATTTCTCTATCAAATCTACCTGGTCTTCTAAGTGCAGGATCAATAGAATCAGGCCTGTTAGTAGCTGCAATTACTACAACCTTGCCTCTAGATTTCATTCCATCCATTAGTGTTAGTAATTGAGAAACAATTCTTTTCTCTAATTCACCAGATACCTCATCTCTTTTTGGAGCAATTGAATCAATTTCATCTATGAAAATTATGCTAGGTGCATTTTCTTCAGCTTGAGTAAAGATTTCCCTAATTCTCTCTTCACTTTCTCCATAATGTTTGCCCATAATTTCAGGACCGCTAAGTGAGATAAAGTGGGCATTTGTTTCACCAGCTACTGCCTTTGCAAGCAAAGTCTTTCCGGTTCCTGGTGGACCATACAAAAGTACACCCTTTGGGGCTTCCACGCCTATTTTGTCAAACAATTCAGGATGTCTCATTGGTAATTCTACCATTTCACGAATTTTTTGCACTTCATTTTTTAGGCCTCCAAGTTCATCGTATGTGATTCTAGGAACTGAAGAATCAACTGCCTTTGTCATTGCTCCAAGCTTGAAAACAGTATTTTCTGTAACCAAAACTGGTTTTGATGGTTTTGTACTTGTTACAACAAATTGAACTCTTCCTCCCATCTGGGTGTTTAGAGATACAGAGTCTCCGGTTGTAAATACATGATTAAGGTAATTGTAAATCATATATTCCTGTAATCCTTCTGCGGCAATCTTTTCAGTTGGAGATAAAACAATTTGTTCAGCATTTACAGCTTCTACTGATTTAAGTGAAATTTTATCACCGATTCCAGCTCCAATATTTTGTCTTGTCATTCCATCTATTTTGATAAAGCCTGAACCATATTCTTCAGGGGGGCCTGGCCAAAGTTTAACATGTGTTTTTTTGTTATATGTTAATTCTAAAATTTGTCCTGTATTCCATTTTTGATCCTCAATTACTTTAGGATCAACTATAGCTCTGCCTCTTCCAACATGTTGTTGAGGACTTTCTTCAATTTTTAAAACTATTTCAGTCATATTATTACCTCAAAAATTAAGAGGGGTTTATTCAACCTCCACCGTTTTGCCTTTTGGTTTTTCCTCTTCAATTAATTTGAAGATGATTTGTAAAACCCCATTTTTGTATGATGCTTTAACAGAGTCCTCATCAACTTTTTGTTGTACAGGAACTTTTACATGATATTTTTTGTCACCATGTTCTGCAGAAAGATCAACTATTTTGTTTTCAACAACAATTTTGACATCTGACTTTTCTACACCTGGCATCTCAGCTATGAGTTTTACTACTTTTTCTTTTTCGTCGACTATTGTGTCAACTAGTGGTTCTCGTGTATCAGAAGTTGGCAAAAGGCCTGGTTTGACATTTCCATACTCCTTTACAACAGGTTTTCCATCAGGACCAACGGTCATTGTATAACCGTAATAATAT contains:
- a CDS encoding TFIIB-type zinc ribbon-containing protein, which translates into the protein MVSKSKELCPRCAQGKLVTDNESGEMFCSKCGFVITEKLQEAGPEWRSFTQDEGGNKARAGAPTSLTMHDMGLATIINPVNKDASGRPLSASMKSTIERLRTWDSRSQVHEPVDRNFRQAFSELNRLKDKLAISDSVIEKAAYIYRKALEKGLVRGRSISALMASALYAACRDTSTPRNLKDVEQAANIKRKDIARCYRLLVKELDLKMPVTDSIQCVARIASRIGIAEKTKRYATKVLKMAQENEVSAGKDPMGLAAAALYLSCVKNGEDKTQRDIAEAANVTEVTIRNRYKGLKESLEL
- a CDS encoding transcription initiation factor TFIIIB, with product MVENYSNDYDVKCQLDTCKTYPTITDSERGEIVCGGCGLILLQNMADASYENNGYNSEDFMKLSRTGPATSLTMHDKGLSTVIGTNKDSSGNSLSSKTKYEFNRLRTWDQRSKSRKTASLSKAFTMLHGMKTKLGIPNNIVENAAYIYRKAVSAKLTRGRTMNSLIAASLYAACRENNIPRTLDDIAKAGNVERRILSRDLRTIIKKLELSLNQYDTASFISKISNNMNLKEKTKRDAFEILARSEKEQITAGKHPVAQAAASLYISCIMNGEKISQKKFAVESGVSDVTIRNRAVLIKKTLKLIE
- the hsp20 gene encoding archaeal heat shock protein Hsp20, which encodes MTMFFDSEFDRIFKRMSNSFFNIDDIFEEFKGNGSESGPYYYGYTMTVGPDGKPVVKEYGNVKPGLLPTSDTREPLVDTIVDEKEKVVKLIAEMPGVEKSDVKIVVENKIVDLSAEHGDKKYHVKVPVQQKVDEDSVKASYKNGVLQIIFKLIEEEKPKGKTVEVE
- a CDS encoding CDC48 family AAA ATPase encodes the protein MTEIVLKIEESPQQHVGRGRAIVDPKVIEDQKWNTGQILELTYNKKTHVKLWPGPPEEYGSGFIKIDGMTRQNIGAGIGDKISLKSVEAVNAEQIVLSPTEKIAAEGLQEYMIYNYLNHVFTTGDSVSLNTQMGGRVQFVVTSTKPSKPVLVTENTVFKLGAMTKAVDSSVPRITYDELGGLKNEVQKIREMVELPMRHPELFDKIGVEAPKGVLLYGPPGTGKTLLAKAVAGETNAHFISLSGPEIMGKHYGESEERIREIFTQAEENAPSIIFIDEIDSIAPKRDEVSGELEKRIVSQLLTLMDGMKSRGKVVVIAATNRPDSIDPALRRPGRFDREIEIGIPDEEGRFDILSIHTRGMPIDEKVDLKQISKTTHGFVGADLEVLSKEAAMRSLRRILPEIDLDEEKISSEIIQKIKITSEDFRDALKEVRPSALREVQVQIPNVSWDDVGGLDELKEELKEAVEWPIKYKDAYDYVDVETPKGILLHGPPGTGKTLIAKALAKMTESNFISIKGPELLSKWVGESEKGVREIFRKARQAAPCIIFLDEVDALVPRRGSGSSESHVTENVVSQILTEIDGLEELHNVLIIGATNRLDIVDEALLRPGRFDRIIKVPNPDEKGRQHIFEIHTKNKPLASDVKIPELVKLTENFSGAEIAAVTNRAAIASLKRYVSGKSKNVKEIKITQQDLIDAVDKVKPRTKEAPIPNP
- a CDS encoding CrcB family protein; its protein translation is MKGLEFVFLAAGSVLGAFLRYKVTESPLLFNTLPLNVLIVNVLGAFVLGSFIVLSEYWNLDGRYSLFAAVGFCGSLTTMSSFALDSSNLLENNHYGALAINILANIGLSITALIGGKSLMSAIVNN
- a CDS encoding DUF1059 domain-containing protein; its protein translation is MTLKLRCEDYGFECDYILDEEKTVGLIEKLRNHFEEEHGIDYTVEAVTQMITNRGHSLESIKK